DNA sequence from the Burkholderia pyrrocinia genome:
CGCGATGCCGCGCGGCGAGCCGACCTGGCAGACGAGATCGACATCGCCGATGTCGATGCCGAGTTCGAGCGATGCGGTGGCGACGAGCAGCTTCAGTTCGCCGCGCTTCAGGCGCTGCTCGGCATCGAAACGGTGCTCCTTCGCGAGACTGCCGTGATGCGCGGCGATCGCTTCCTTGCCGAGCCGGTCGGCGAGATGGCGCGCCATGCGCTCGGCAGTGCGCCGCGTGTTGACGAACACCAGCGTCGTGCGATGCGCGGCCGCGAGCCCCGCGATCCGGTCGTATATCTGTTCCCACACGTCGGTCGCCATCACGGGTTCGAGCGGCACGTTCGGCAGTTCGAGCGCGAGGTCGCGCTCGCGCGTGTGGCCCGTGTCGACGATCGTGCAGTCGCGCGGCGCATCGGCCGGGCCGCCGACCAGGAAGCGCGCGACCGCGTCGATCGGCTTTTGCGTCGCCGACAGCCCGATGCGCGGCAGCGCATGGCCGGCCAGCGCGTCGAGACGTTCGAGCGACAGCGCGAGATGGCTGCCGCGCTTGGACGATGCGAGCGCGTGGATTTCGTCGACGATGACCGAGCGCACGTTCGACAGCATCTGCCGCCCCGATGTGGACGACAGCAGTACGTACAGCGACTCGGGCGTCGTGACGAGGATGTGCGGCGCGCGCTTGCGCAGCGCGACGCGCTCGGCCTGCGTCGTGTCGCCGGTGCGCACGGCGGTGCGGATCGCCGGCACCGGCAGGCCGAGTTGCGCGAGCGATTCGCCGATGCCGGCGAGCGGTGCGTCGAGGTTCACGTGGATGTCGTTCGACAGCGCCTTCAGCGGCGACACGTAGACGACGAGCGTCGCATCGGGAAGCGCGCCGTCGTGCGACAGCGCATCGCGCACCAGATCGTCGAGCGCGCACAGGAACGCGGTGAGCGTCTTGCCGGAGCCGGTCGGCGCGGCGACGAGCGTCGAGCGGCCGGCCTTGATGTGCGGCCACGCGAGCGCCTGCGCGCCGGTCGGCGCGGCGAACGTGCGCCGGAACCACGCGGCGACGGCCGGGTGGAACACGTCGAGCGCACTGGCGGCAGGGCGGGTAGCGGTGACGTCCATCGGAGCGTTGAAATGGGGTGCGAGCGCGCGGACGGATCGCGCGCGAATCGAATCGTCAGTGTGCCAGACGTCGCGCGTGCGTGCCGGGCATCGCGTGCCGTTCGGGCACGCGTGTCGACGATTCAGATCGAGATGGGGGCCCGCATCGCACTTTCAACGATGGACGTAAAGTTGCGTGCGCGCCGGCACGCCGATATCGCGCCGAAGCAACACTACTACACGCGACTACACGCGATGCAGCCAGCCGAGCCAGTGTTCGAGCAGCGGCGCGCGTGTCCACAGCGATTGCGCGAGCCACAGCGTGCCGCCCCATGCGGCGGCCACCACGATCAGGTCGCAATGTCCGCTGTTCCACAGGTTGAGCGAATGGCGCCGCCAGATCCACGGCACGCCGAGCGGGTTCGGCCAGTCGGCGAGCAGGTGCATCACGCCGCCGCACGCGAAGCCGAACAGCGGCGCGGCCCACAGCGGATGCGGATGATGGGTGAGCCCATGCCACCCGAGCGCGAGCAGCGCGATCCAGCCGATGCCCCAGTGCGTGATGGTGCGGTGCGTGATCCACAGCCGCCGCTTGCGGGTCCACCATGCGACTTCGAGCCAGTCGGGCGCGGTGCCGCCCGCGACGCCCGATGCGAACGCGGCGAGCATGCCTGCGTGCCACGGGCCTGTTGCGCCGGTCTGTGCGACGAGGACGGCGGCGGCGACGCCGGCCGCGAAGCCGGACGCATGATGCGCATTGTGTGATGCCATAGGGAATGAGACGAAGAAACGTGAAGCGGAGCGTGAGCGAAAGAAAACGATGCGGCGCGAAAGCGGGGCGCCATCTTCTCAGATCGGGCTGGGCAACGGGCGGCTCGTCCGCAGATTTTTTTGTATGCATGTGTTGCATGCGGCGCAGTTCGCAACTTTCCGTTTTGTGCGTTGCGTGATGACGCGTACCGCATGCAATTTCGACCGGTTCGTATGCATGCTGCTGCGCTGCTGCGTGACCGGACGCACCCGATCGATGGGCTTTCGCGCCGCGTCGCGTGTTCGACCCTTTTTGTCCCCCTATACTACGAAACCGGCATATGGCCGTCGGCGCGCCTGCGGCTATAAACGGACAGGTGCTTTTCCTGCCTGAAGGAGATCCACATGGGGGACATGCAATGACTACGCTGAATCGCTTCAAATCATCCGCGGTCGTGCTCGCGACGGTGGCCGGCATCGGTTTCCTGCCGAACGCGCCCGTCTATGCGAAAGGTCCGCAACCGGCGGTCCTGACGAGCTCGGCGGTCGCGGTGGCCGACAAGTACAGCGCGGATGCCGCGGAGCGGATCTTCAAGGAAGGCGGCAACGCGATCGACGCGGCCGTCGCGATCGCATTCACGCTCGCCGTCACGTATCCCGAAGCCGGCAACATCGGCGGCGGCGGCTTCATGACGATCTACAAGGACGGCAAGCCGTACTTCATCGACTACCGCGAGCGCGCGCCGCTCGCCGCGACCAAGGACATGTACCTCGACAAGGACGGCAACGTCGTCAAGGGCATGAGCCTGTACGGCCCGCGCGCGGTCGGCGTGCCGGGCACGGTCGCGGGCATGTGGGAAGCGCAGAAGCGCTTCGGCAAGCTGAAGTGGAAGCAGGTGCTCGCGCCGGCGATCCACTATGCGCGCGACGGCTTCGTCGTCGACGAGCAGCTCGCGCAGCGCGGCGTCGACGCGTCGAAGGAGTTCGGCGGCAAGACCAACTTCGACAAGTACTTCTCCGGGTTGAAGGCCGGCGTGAACTTCAAGCAGCCCGATCTCGCCGACGTGCTGACGCGAATCTCGAACGACGGCGCGGAAGGTTTCTACAAGGGCAAGACGGCCGAGCTGATCGCGGCTTCGATGAAGACCGGCGACGGCAACGGGCTGATCACCACCGAGGATCTCGCGCAATACCGCGCGGTGTGGCGCCAGCCGGTGCAGGCGAAGTGGAACGGCTATGACGTGATCACCGCGCCGCCCCCGAGCTCGGGCGGCATCGGCCTCGTGCAGCTGCTGAAGATGAAGGCCGACCGCAAGCAGGATTTCGAGGGCGTGAAGCTCAACTCGCCGCAGTACATCCACCTCGTCGCGGAAATCGAGAAGCGCGTGTTCGCCGATCGCGCGCAGTATCTCGGCGACCCGGACTTCTACAAGGTGCCGATCGCGCAACTGACCGACGACGCGTACATCGCGAAGCGCGCGGGCGAGGTCAATCCGAAGGAGCCGTCGGACACGAAGAGCGTGCAGCCGGGCCTTGGCACCACGATGCCGGAGAAGGCCGAAACGACGCACTTCTCGGTCGTCGACAAGTGGGGCAACGCGGTGTCGAACACGTATACGATCAACGGTTATTTCGGCTCGGGCGTGATCGCCGACGGCACGGGCATCGTGCTGAACGACGAGATGGACGACTTCTCCGCGAAGCCGGGCGTCGCGAACATGTTCGGCGTGGTCGGCAGCGACGCGAACGCGATCGAACCGAAGAAGCGCCCGCTGTCGTCGATGTCGCCGACGATCATGACCAGGAACGGCAAGGTGTCGCTCGTGATCGGCACGCCGGGCGGCTCGCGTATCTTCACGTCGATCTTCCAGGTGATCAACAACATCTACGACTTCAGGATGCCGTTGAAGGAAGCCGTCGGCGCGATGCGCTTCCATCACCAGCTGCTGCCGCCGAACACGATCTTCTGGGAGCCGTACCACCCGATCGAAGGCGAACTCGCGAAGCAGATCGAGGCGCGCGGCTACACGCTGAAGGGGCAGGACTTCAGCGGCGACATCCAGGTGATCAAGATCGACGGCAAGACGCCGGAGGCGATGGCCGACCCGCGCGGGCGCGGGGTGACGCGGGTGATTCACTGACTGGGCGCGTGCGGTCGCGAATGGCGGCCGCTTGTGCATCGACGAACGCCGGGCCGATGCCCGGCGTTTTTTTGTGCGCGGCTTGTTCGGCGTCGCGTGCGTGCTCATCCATCTCGGCAAGCAGAATGCCACGTGCCAGATTCAGTGTCGGCCGTTCATGTTGACGAGCGCAGCGTCTAGCCATGACGGCGGGCTTCATGGGGGCGTCAGTTTCAGTGAACATCGATACAAAGCCGTGGGCGGTGATGTCTCGTGCCAACCATGCTTAATCGAATGCTGTCGGGGTAGACCGAACGTATCGGCAAATATCAAGAGAATGCGTGCGCCGGTGTTCGCCGTCGGCGCGAGCTACCAGATCACGCGCCGGTTCTGTATCACCGGGATGGTTACCTCCATCCCGATGCGTACGAAGATTACGTTCGACATCAGCCAGCCGAACCGGACGCTCGCATCGAATACGCTCGACATTTCGACGAACCCGGTGCTAGCCAGGCGGTTTTCATCAAATTGACGCGCGACACTGAGATAATGGCCGAGTTAGGCTGCGTCAATGATGGAAGGAGGCCCCATGGGCGATAACGATACCCGCACCGAGACCGACAACCTCACCGATATGGAATCGATGGAGACGCGTCAGCGCCGCTTCGAGGAAGACCTCGTCGATGCTTACGACGAAGAGCTCGAGATGGAACTCGACGACCGCCGCTTCGACAACGGCGAGGACCTGCTGTTCTCGCTGGAGCGTCGCGAGGCGCGCAAGGAGTATTTCCGCGAGCTGTTCCGGCTGCAGGGCGAACTCGTGAAGCTGCAGGACTGGGTCATGACCACCGGGCACCGGCTCATCGTCATTTTCGAAGGGCGCGATGCGGCGGGCAAGGGCGGCGTGATCAAGCGCATCACGCAGCGGCTGAACCCGCGCGTCTGCCGGGTCGCCGCGTTGCCCGCGCCGAACAACCGCGAGCGCACGCAATGGTACTTCCAGCGCTATGTCGCGCATCTGCCGGCCGGCGGCGAGATCGTGCTGTTCGACCGAAGCTGGTACAACCGGGCGGGCGTCGAGCGCGTGATGAATTTCTGTACCGACGACGAGTACGAGGAGTTTTTCCGTTCGGTGCCCGAGTTCGAGAAGATGCTCGTGCGCAGCGGGATCCAGATCGTCAAGTACTGGTTCTCGATCACGGATCACGAGCAGGAGGTGCGCTTCCAGGCCCGGATCCAGGATCCGCTGAAGCAGTGGAAGCTGAGCCCGATGGACCTCGAAAGCCGCCGCCGCTGGGAGGCCTATACGGCCGCGAAGGAAGAGATGCTGCAGCGCACGCATATTCCCGAGGCGCCGTGGTGGGTCGTGCAGGCGGTCGACAAGAAGCGCGCGCGGCTGAACTGCATCCACCACCTGCTGGGCCAGGTGCCGTATCACGACGTGCCGCGCCCGACGATCGATCTGCCGCAGCGCGAGCATCACGAGGATTACATCCGCCGGCCGGTGCCGGACAACATGATCGTGCCGGATATTTACTGAGCGGCCGGGCGGGTTGGGGCGGCGCCGAGGGGCGAGCCGCGCAAGGCGGCGCGCGTTACTCCCGGATCAGGAAGGCGGCCCGGTCGCGCCCGGCAATCCATGCGGGTGCGCGGCCGCGCCCGCTCCACGTTGCGCCCGACACGGGGTCGCGATACTTCACGCCGACGGTGAACAGCTTCGCGCGGTCGCTGTAACCGTGACCGAAGATTTCACGTGCGGTCAGCGCGTAGCTCGTGACGAGTTTGCGCACCTGCTCCAGCACCACATTGCGTTCGCGGCACCGTGCCGCCTTGATGCGCTGATCGAGTTCTGCAAGCTGGGCTTGCAGTTTTTGGATTTGCTGCATGCGTCCGTTATCCCGTGGCTGATTTGATTATTGGCGACGCGTGGTGAGCTGCATGGCAGCACGCCCGGCCATGGCGTACTGCGTTGGCCGGAGGCGCATCTCATGCTGCGTGCTCCGACCTGCCGACAAGGCATTTGCGGAGCGTGTCGCCGGGAACCCGGTGAGATTAAGATTCGGCGCGCTGTTTTTCTATCGGACGTATCTGAATTTTCGGCTGAATTTGCATGAGGCCGTGATGGCGAGGCGGGAGGAGGCGCGTCGGTTCGTTACAGCTCCGGAAACCCCGACCGCCCCTGCGTCAGGTCGAACAGCTCGGTTCTCGCATCGGCCTCGGCGGTCTCCGGCAGCTTGATCACGAGCTTCACCGTCATCCCGTACGCGCTGTCCACCAGTTCATACCCGGCCTGTTCGATCCAGCGGCGCACACGCGCTTCCTCGGGATAGCCGATCTCGATCGCGAGCCGCGTCTGGCGGATGCGTT
Encoded proteins:
- a CDS encoding metal-dependent hydrolase, whose amino-acid sequence is MASHNAHHASGFAAGVAAAVLVAQTGATGPWHAGMLAAFASGVAGGTAPDWLEVAWWTRKRRLWITHRTITHWGIGWIALLALGWHGLTHHPHPLWAAPLFGFACGGVMHLLADWPNPLGVPWIWRRHSLNLWNSGHCDLIVVAAAWGGTLWLAQSLWTRAPLLEHWLGWLHRV
- the ggt gene encoding gamma-glutamyltransferase — encoded protein: MTTLNRFKSSAVVLATVAGIGFLPNAPVYAKGPQPAVLTSSAVAVADKYSADAAERIFKEGGNAIDAAVAIAFTLAVTYPEAGNIGGGGFMTIYKDGKPYFIDYRERAPLAATKDMYLDKDGNVVKGMSLYGPRAVGVPGTVAGMWEAQKRFGKLKWKQVLAPAIHYARDGFVVDEQLAQRGVDASKEFGGKTNFDKYFSGLKAGVNFKQPDLADVLTRISNDGAEGFYKGKTAELIAASMKTGDGNGLITTEDLAQYRAVWRQPVQAKWNGYDVITAPPPSSGGIGLVQLLKMKADRKQDFEGVKLNSPQYIHLVAEIEKRVFADRAQYLGDPDFYKVPIAQLTDDAYIAKRAGEVNPKEPSDTKSVQPGLGTTMPEKAETTHFSVVDKWGNAVSNTYTINGYFGSGVIADGTGIVLNDEMDDFSAKPGVANMFGVVGSDANAIEPKKRPLSSMSPTIMTRNGKVSLVIGTPGGSRIFTSIFQVINNIYDFRMPLKEAVGAMRFHHQLLPPNTIFWEPYHPIEGELAKQIEARGYTLKGQDFSGDIQVIKIDGKTPEAMADPRGRGVTRVIH
- the ppk2 gene encoding polyphosphate kinase 2 — encoded protein: MGDNDTRTETDNLTDMESMETRQRRFEEDLVDAYDEELEMELDDRRFDNGEDLLFSLERREARKEYFRELFRLQGELVKLQDWVMTTGHRLIVIFEGRDAAGKGGVIKRITQRLNPRVCRVAALPAPNNRERTQWYFQRYVAHLPAGGEIVLFDRSWYNRAGVERVMNFCTDDEYEEFFRSVPEFEKMLVRSGIQIVKYWFSITDHEQEVRFQARIQDPLKQWKLSPMDLESRRRWEAYTAAKEEMLQRTHIPEAPWWVVQAVDKKRARLNCIHHLLGQVPYHDVPRPTIDLPQREHHEDYIRRPVPDNMIVPDIY
- a CDS encoding H-NS family nucleoid-associated regulatory protein, which gives rise to MQQIQKLQAQLAELDQRIKAARCRERNVVLEQVRKLVTSYALTAREIFGHGYSDRAKLFTVGVKYRDPVSGATWSGRGRAPAWIAGRDRAAFLIRE